CGTCCGGGTGAACCGAGGCCAGAATTTCCTCGACCAGTCCCAGCAGCGCTCGCCCGTCGCCATCGGCGAGGCCGAGCAGGGTTTCGCGCGCCGCATCGTCCAGCGGTAATTTGGCGCCCAGCAATGTCTCCGCCCGCCCCAGCAATTTTTCGAGATCGTCGCGGCCCAGCGACTCGAAACGCAGCACCTGGCTGCGGGAGAGCAGCGCGGCATTAAGTTCGAAAGACGGATTCTCGGTGGTCGCCCCGACCAGGACCACGGTGCCGTCTTCCATGACCGGCAGGAAACTGTCCTGCTGGGCCCGGTTGAAGCGATGGATTTCGTCGACGAATAACAGGGTGCGGTGGCCCGACAGGCGCTCGAACCGGGCTTTCTCGAAAACCTTCTTGAGATCGGCGACGCCGGAGAAGATCGCGGAAATCTGCTCGAAACGGTAGCCGATCTGGTCGGCGAGCAATCGGGCCACGGTGGTCTTGCCGGTGCCGGGCGGTCCCCACAGGATCAGGGAGCCGAGGCGGCCGGAGGCCAGCATGCGCCGCAGCGTGCCATTGGGGCCGAGCAGGTGCTCCTGCCCGATCACCTCATCCAGATTCTGCGGACGGAGTTGGTCGGCCAGCGGGCGGGCCTTGTCGGTTTCTGACGGGTCGGCGGAGAAAAGATCGGACATGAAGGGGTTCTAGCTCAAATCGGCCGAATTTCGTAGCACTGCAAACGGAAATGCCCCGCCATTCGAGCACAGCTCTCATGGCCTGAGCGCTTCAAATCGCGCCACTGGCGCGATTTGCCCTGCGGGACGGCGCTCAGCCACTCACGATCGAGCGGCTTACTCTGCCATTGCGTTGCAGGATGATCTGCCAGGTGCGGACGCGCTGGCTGGCGATCTGCTGGAAGCTCCGGGCGCTGGTGATGTCATTGTCGTTGAGCGCCAGGATGATGTCGTCGACCCGGAGCCCCATGGCTTCGGCGGCCGATCCCGGCTCGATGGCGGTGACGATGACTCCTTTGGCGTCATAGGGCAGGCCCTTGGCCTCGCTCAGGGCGGGATCGAGCTCGCGGACGGTGACGCCGGCAAAGCGGGTATTGCCGGCGATGGCGGCAACCGCTTCGGCGGGCGGCTGCGGGGCCGCCTCGACCGGGAAGGCAATGGTCTCGCTCGCGCCGCCGCGCAGGCGTTCGAGATCGGCGGGCTGGCCAATCGGCCTGGTGGCAAGACGGAAATTGAAGCCGCTGGGATCGTCGATCCGCAAACCATCCACCGAAAGAATGACATCGCCGGACTGGAAACCGGCGCGCTCGGCCGGACCGCCCGGCGCGACTTCGGTGATCATCGCCCCATGCGGCGCCGCCATGCCCAGGCTGGCGGCGATATCGGCGGTGACCGCCTGCATCTTGGCGCCGAACCACGGGCGGACGATTTCGCCGCCGCTGACGCCGGCCTCGGCCACGAGCCGCGCCATATTGGCGGGAATGGCAAAGCCGATGCCCACCGAACCGCCCGTCTGGGAATAGATGGCGGTGTTGATACCCACCAGGTCGCCGGACAGATCGACCAGCGCGCCGCCGGAATTGCCGGGATTGATGGCGGCATCGGTCTGGATGAAGAATTCATAATCCGACGCTTCGACCCCGGTGCGTGCCAGGGCCGAAACGATGCCGCTGGTGACTGTCTGGCCGACGCCGAAGGGATTGCCGATGGCCAGGACCAGATCGCCCACCAGCAAGGCGTCGCTGTCGGCGAAGGTGATAGCGGGAAAAGCGGTGGCCTCGGCATTGCGGACCCGCAGTACCGCCAGATCGGTCTGCTGGTCCTCTACCACCAGATCGACGGCATATTCGCGCCCGTCGCTGAGCGCGATGCGAATATCGGTCGCGCCGGTGATGACGTGGCTATTGGTGAGAATGACGCCGCTTGCATCGACGATGACGCCCGAGCCCAGAGAGCGGGATTCGCGCGGCCTGGTCTGGAAATATCGATCGCCGAAAAAGCGCGAGAAGAACGGATCGCTGGCAAAGGGCGAAACCACCTGCTGCTCGATGCGGGTGGCATAGACATTGACCACCGAAGGCGACACCGCCTGGACGACGGGCGCGAAGCTGAGCCTGATCTGCGGATCGGTTTGCGGAACCATGCGTTCCACCTCTGCCGGCGGCGCCGTCGCAACGGGCGCAATCGGCACCTGAGCATGAATCGGCGGCGCGCCATTCCATGGCGCCAAAGCCAAGGTGCCACCCAGCGCGAGCAGCGCCAGAATTACTGCTGAAAACACCAGCGTTCGCAATGACATGAACAAACCTTCGGAATCAATTCTTCAGCCTGTCGACCGGCTCCGGGCCCAGCAAGCAAGGCGCGCGGAATCTGTCATCAAAATGACGCCCGCGCATTGTTGGTATAGGACCTAAATAAACATTTGCACCGGGGGGACCCCAGCCCTATATGCAGCGCTCATTTCCGCCGCTTGCTCCAGCCTTGAAAGGCCTGTTGTCCAATGAATGACGAGCCGAAAATCCTGCATGCCAATACTTCCGCGCTGATTGCGGCGGAAGCGCCGGATTATCCCTCTTTCCTGTTTTCAGAGAAGGAATTCCGCAGGGCGATCAAGGTCTTCAAGAAGGGCTTTGACGGGCTGCTGACCTATGCGGTGAAGTGCAATCCCTCCCCGCACATCATCGCGCAATTGCATGACGAGGGCATCACGGCCTTCGACGTGGCCTCCAATGTCGAAATGGAGCTGGTGCGCGACTACGCTCCCGGCGCGGTGATGCATTACAACAACCCGATCAAGAACAAGCGCGAGATCGAACGCGCCTATGAGGAATTCGGGGTTCGCAGCTTCACCATCGACCATCCGCAGCAACTCGACCAGTTGGCCGCCGTGGTGTCGCCCAGCCGCGACGTGGAAGTGACTACGCGCTTCAAGGCCGGCAAGGCGCTGAAATCCTACGATTTCGGCATCAAGTTCGGCGTCATGGAGCAATCGGCGCCCGAGATCGTCACCGCCGTGGACAAGATGGGCTATACGCCCAGCCTCTGCTTCCATGTCGGCAGCCAGTGCGAAGACGCCTATGCCTATGAGCGCCACATCGCCGCAGCCGCACGTATCGTCAATGAAGCGGGCATCGAATTGAAGCGCCTCAATATCGGCGGCGGCTATCCGGCCCCCTACCCGACCAGCGTGGCGCCCCCCATGGATCATTATTTCGACACCATTAAAGCCGCAGTCGAGGAACATTTCGGCAAGAACAAGCCCGAGCTGATCATCGAGCCGGGCCGGGCGCTGGTCACCTCGTCCACCTCGCTGCTCTTGCGCGTCAAGCATCAGCGCGGCGGCCAGTCGGTCTATGTCAATGACGGCGCCTATGGCGCGCTGATGGAAGTGAAGTTCATGCATTTCACTCCGCCGGTGCGCGTCTGGCGGGGCCCGCGCCTGCACGACAATAATGGCGAATTCAGCGAATTCACCATCTGGGGCCCGACCTGCGACAGCTATGACGTGCTGCCCCAAGTCTTCACCCTGCCCGCCGATATCGACGAGGACGACTGGATCGAGTTCGGCCTGATGGGCGCCTATACCCAAGCCTCGCTGACCCCGTTCAACGGCTTCGTGCGCCGCGATCAATACTGGGTCGAGAACGTCTATACCGGCAAGGATATGGCGCCGGCGGAGTGAATGGCAGGAGGATGATCGGGCAAGGAGCGGTTACATCGCTGTGCCGCCTTGCCCGGCCGTTGGGTATCGACCAGATAGCAGGCTATCTTTCGTAACCATCGGAACTTTGCCATGACTGATTATGGGCACGCACTGCGTTTCGGCACGTTCATCACGCCATCGGCACAAAATCCCGACGCTGTCGTCGCCCTGGCGCAGGCGACCGAGGCGGCGGGGCTGGATCTCGCTACCTTCCAGGACCATCCCTATCAGGCCAATTTTCTCGACACCTGGACGCTGCTGTCCTTCGTGGCCGCCAAGACCGAGCGCATCAGCCTTGCAGGCAATGTGCTGAACCTGCCGCTGCGCCAGCCGGCGGTGCTGGCGCGAGCGATGGCAAGCCTCGATCTGCTGTCGCATGGACGGGCCGAGCTGGGACTGGGCTCCGGCGCCTTCTGGGAGGGCATCGAGGCCATGGGCGGCGGCAAGCTGACGCCGGGCCAGGCGGTGGACGCACTGGACGAGGCCATAGACATCATTCGCGGCATCTGGGATGCCGGGGAGCCAGGCGGGGTCCGGGTCGAGGGACGCTTCCATCAGGCGCGCGGAGCGCGCCGCGGGCCCCTGCCCGCACATCCTATCGGCATCTGGGTGGGCGCCTACAAGCCGCGCATGCTCAAGCTGATCGGCCGCAAGGGCGACGGCTGGTTGCCGTCGCTGGGTTATATCAAAAGCCCCGGCCTTGCCGAGGCAAACGCCATCATCGACGCGGCGGCGGAGGAGGCCGGGCGCGATCCGCGCGAAATCCGGCGGCTGATCAATCTTCAGGGCCGGCTGGGGGCGCCGGAAGATTGGCAGCGGATGGTCGAGCAGATCGCGACGCTGGCGCTGGAGCACGGTTTTTCCACCTTCATCCTGCCCGCCGACAGCTCCGGCCCCATCGACC
This genomic stretch from Devosia sp. YIM 151766 harbors:
- a CDS encoding replication-associated recombination protein A, with protein sequence MSDLFSADPSETDKARPLADQLRPQNLDEVIGQEHLLGPNGTLRRMLASGRLGSLILWGPPGTGKTTVARLLADQIGYRFEQISAIFSGVADLKKVFEKARFERLSGHRTLLFVDEIHRFNRAQQDSFLPVMEDGTVVLVGATTENPSFELNAALLSRSQVLRFESLGRDDLEKLLGRAETLLGAKLPLDDAARETLLGLADGDGRALLGLVEEILASVHPDETLDVSSLLTIVQRRAPIYDKAQDGHYNLISALHKTIRGSDPDAALYYFARMLDAGEDPLFLARRLIRMASEDIGLADPQALTLAVAARDAYQMLGSPEGELSLAQVVVYLALAPKSNAIYTAFKSAISVAKSTGSPTPPMVILNAPTKMMKGQGYGEGYIYDHDTPEAFSGQEYFPEKIGRQDFYHPVERGFERDLRKRMDYFARLRASKYPAESGD
- a CDS encoding DegQ family serine endoprotease; this encodes MSLRTLVFSAVILALLALGGTLALAPWNGAPPIHAQVPIAPVATAPPAEVERMVPQTDPQIRLSFAPVVQAVSPSVVNVYATRIEQQVVSPFASDPFFSRFFGDRYFQTRPRESRSLGSGVIVDASGVILTNSHVITGATDIRIALSDGREYAVDLVVEDQQTDLAVLRVRNAEATAFPAITFADSDALLVGDLVLAIGNPFGVGQTVTSGIVSALARTGVEASDYEFFIQTDAAINPGNSGGALVDLSGDLVGINTAIYSQTGGSVGIGFAIPANMARLVAEAGVSGGEIVRPWFGAKMQAVTADIAASLGMAAPHGAMITEVAPGGPAERAGFQSGDVILSVDGLRIDDPSGFNFRLATRPIGQPADLERLRGGASETIAFPVEAAPQPPAEAVAAIAGNTRFAGVTVRELDPALSEAKGLPYDAKGVIVTAIEPGSAAEAMGLRVDDIILALNDNDITSARSFQQIASQRVRTWQIILQRNGRVSRSIVSG
- a CDS encoding LLM class flavin-dependent oxidoreductase produces the protein MTDYGHALRFGTFITPSAQNPDAVVALAQATEAAGLDLATFQDHPYQANFLDTWTLLSFVAAKTERISLAGNVLNLPLRQPAVLARAMASLDLLSHGRAELGLGSGAFWEGIEAMGGGKLTPGQAVDALDEAIDIIRGIWDAGEPGGVRVEGRFHQARGARRGPLPAHPIGIWVGAYKPRMLKLIGRKGDGWLPSLGYIKSPGLAEANAIIDAAAEEAGRDPREIRRLINLQGRLGAPEDWQRMVEQIATLALEHGFSTFILPADSSGPIDLFGKEVAPAVRELVSKAR